A window from Kovacikia minuta CCNUW1 encodes these proteins:
- a CDS encoding response regulator: protein MLTCEQSRVRVLIVDDHELTRFSLSLALRSQEDLEMVGLASNGQEAINMVQQHHPDVVILDLQMPIMDGLSASTHIKALHPEIQILAYSSLEDPQTEVMIQTAQVDAFCKKDTATGELIELVRQLGQQVSRR, encoded by the coding sequence ATGTTGACCTGCGAACAATCAAGAGTTCGTGTTCTAATTGTGGACGATCACGAATTAACACGGTTTAGTCTAAGTCTGGCTTTACGAAGCCAGGAAGATCTGGAAATGGTTGGTCTAGCAAGCAATGGTCAAGAAGCGATCAATATGGTTCAACAGCATCATCCGGATGTTGTCATTCTTGACTTGCAAATGCCCATAATGGATGGGCTGAGTGCCTCCACCCATATCAAAGCTCTCCATCCGGAGATTCAAATCCTTGCCTATTCTTCCCTGGAAGACCCTCAGACTGAGGTGATGATTCAGACAGCACAGGTTGATGCTTTCTGTAAAAAAGACACTGCTACGGGTGAACTCATTGAACTCGTTCGCCAGCTAGGACAACAGGTAAGCCGCCGCTAG
- a CDS encoding phytoene desaturase family protein, giving the protein METVDVVVVGSGIGGLCCAALLARYGFQVVVCESHNIPGGAAHTFERQGFYFDSGPSLYSGLSYTPSANPLRQVLDAIGEDISWLTYDAWGCFLPEGYFRAAVGAEPFIQILEQWRGADAVAEWQHLQQVMAPLKAASIAIPPIAVRSDWGILSTLYPFLPNIWRQTGSIFQLSGSFSQLLEGVVHDPFIRIWLDLLCFMLSGLPAKGTLAAEMAFMFADWYRPDVVLDYPQGGGGALIGALVRGLERWGGRLQLQATVQQILVDRQRAVGVQLKTGEQIYARHAVVSNASSWDTAKLLPETAHLPALQKRQNLPTCPSFMHLHLGIDGTGLPPDLECHYLIVNDWACGVDAPQNVVAVSIPSVLDSSLAPAGKHCIHAYTPATEPYELWAGINRQSDRYQQLKTERAQVLWQGLERIIPDLRERCEVTLVGTPLTHERFLRRNRGSYGPAIPAGKGMFPGCKTPLKGLLSCGDSTFPGIGVPAVAASGMIAANTLASVSQHRGLITDVLGERQAQLSERAK; this is encoded by the coding sequence ATGGAAACCGTAGACGTGGTGGTGGTTGGAAGTGGGATCGGGGGTCTTTGTTGTGCTGCTTTGCTGGCTCGCTATGGATTTCAGGTTGTTGTTTGTGAGAGCCACAATATTCCAGGGGGCGCTGCCCATACGTTTGAGCGGCAGGGATTCTATTTCGACTCTGGCCCGTCTCTTTACTCAGGGCTTTCCTACACTCCCTCCGCTAATCCTCTCCGCCAGGTTTTAGACGCGATCGGAGAAGATATTTCCTGGTTAACCTATGACGCCTGGGGTTGTTTTTTACCGGAAGGGTACTTTCGAGCAGCAGTCGGAGCAGAACCGTTTATCCAGATTCTGGAACAGTGGCGAGGAGCAGATGCGGTGGCAGAGTGGCAACACTTGCAACAGGTCATGGCTCCTCTGAAAGCAGCCTCAATTGCCATCCCGCCGATCGCGGTGCGATCGGACTGGGGTATTCTCAGCACCCTCTATCCATTTCTGCCCAATATATGGCGACAGACCGGGAGCATCTTCCAGTTATCTGGGTCTTTCTCCCAACTGCTAGAAGGAGTCGTTCATGACCCGTTCATTCGTATCTGGTTAGATTTGCTCTGCTTCATGCTTTCTGGCTTACCGGCAAAAGGAACCCTGGCGGCTGAAATGGCGTTCATGTTTGCAGATTGGTACCGTCCAGATGTTGTCCTGGACTATCCCCAGGGTGGGGGTGGGGCATTAATTGGAGCCTTGGTGAGGGGATTAGAGCGATGGGGAGGACGCCTCCAATTGCAGGCAACCGTGCAGCAGATTTTAGTCGATCGCCAGCGGGCAGTCGGTGTGCAATTGAAAACCGGAGAGCAGATTTATGCCCGTCATGCCGTCGTATCCAATGCCTCTAGCTGGGATACAGCCAAACTTTTGCCTGAAACCGCTCATCTGCCCGCTCTCCAAAAACGCCAGAACCTGCCCACCTGCCCCAGTTTCATGCACCTCCACCTGGGAATCGATGGGACAGGATTGCCGCCCGATCTGGAGTGCCACTATCTGATTGTGAATGACTGGGCGTGTGGGGTGGATGCACCTCAAAACGTGGTTGCCGTTTCGATTCCGTCTGTTTTAGACTCCAGCCTCGCACCTGCGGGTAAGCATTGTATCCACGCCTATACCCCCGCAACAGAACCCTACGAACTTTGGGCAGGAATCAATCGCCAGAGCGATCGTTATCAACAGTTGAAAACAGAGCGTGCTCAGGTTCTCTGGCAGGGGTTAGAACGAATTATTCCAGATTTGCGCGAGCGATGCGAAGTCACCCTGGTTGGCACTCCCCTCACCCACGAACGCTTCCTGCGGCGGAACCGGGGCAGCTACGGGCCAGCCATTCCTGCTGGAAAGGGAATGTTTCCCGGTTGCAAAACCCCCCTTAAGGGCTTACTGTCTTGTGGTGATTCTACCTTCCCAGGGATTGGAGTACCTGCCGTTGCTGCCAGTGGCATGATTGCAGCAAATACGCTTGCTTCCGTCTCTCAGCACCGTGGTTTGATCACCGATGTCCTGGGTGAAAGGCAAGCGCAGTTGTCAGAACGTGCAAAATGA